aggacaaaccaaAATGCCTTTTAtttcaggatggagggagtatatgttaGAAGGAGTTGTTCTTCATTTTGTTCATAGCTCTTAATAAATATATCGTTGGAGATGCATTGCATATCAGTTTCTAGCAAGTAGACAGACTAAACCCAATCTCAGGCTGTAACTTTTTTCCTGTATGTAGACTTTATTATCTCTTACCTGGTTTGATGCTTGACGTTAATACTCCATGCTGTTTTTTTCCTCTTTGTCAGACACGACTGCAAAGCCAGATAATAGCAAGCGTGGAGATCCAAATGATCCATGTGTAAGATTGAAGCGTGACTGTGTTGGTTTACTCGCAGCTTTCAAGCTCAGTGATCCTTGTGATCACATTTTAATCGTGGCGAATACACATATTTATTGGCAAGTGAAACAACCAGAAATATCCACTCTCTTTGGAAGATGCTTTCATAATTCGCTGTATCTTTTTGTTATGTTTGATCTTAGCTGTATTCATTGCCAGCAGTTTCCAGCAAATGTGTAAATTTCTGGTTGATGCATAATTCTGTAGGGACCCAGAATGGATTGATGTAAAGTTGGCTCAGGCAAAATATCTTCTTTCGAGAGTCTCTCAGTTCGAGCAACTCATctcaaataaatttaattgtaaaCCTTCAGTGATCATTACTGGCGACTTCAATTCAACCCCAGGTGACAAGGTATGCCTTGCATTTATTTCATTGCCTTTTGAAGCTGACTTACTTAAAAGAGCATCATGTTTCTTGTTATCTAGTGTAATACAAAGTGTAGTAGAACCATCTTATTATAGAGGTGattctgtctttttttttcaatactaTTGAGTGTATTACATTTTCTTGAGACATGTATGGACCACATGGCATGTAAAATATCTTATAATGAATGGACATAGCTGCAGATCCATGCTCCACTGAACGATATCAGAAACTTTGTATAGCAGCTCATATTTAATCCAGTCATGTGTGTGGCATATTGGTTTTACGATGAACATAATCTGTCCAACAGTCCCAGCTCATTTGATTAAGTATACTACAATTTTCAGGTATACAATTATCTTCTATCAGCCAACTTAGAATCTACAGATGAAGCTCCGATCAAATTATGCAGCCTTTATGCTGCGAATGGAGGGGAGCCAGAGTTCACAAACTACACTCCTGGTTTTACTGGAACACTGGACTACATATTCTTGTCAAACAGTAGTTCAATAAAACCTACTAGCCTACTTTGTTTGCCACGAGGGGATTCTGCGGATGTTCAAGGAGGCCTGCCCAACTTTCAACATCCTAGTGATCATTTACCAATTGGTGCTGATTTTCTTGTAGTTAGTAGATAGTACACAGGCTTGTTGCTTTTCCAACTGCAATAGAAAGTGGCTTTGAATATTTGATTTGTTTGCACAGTTCAGGCTTCAGATTTAATGTGTAATATCTCAAGGcgcatttcctttttcttccttgtggAACCAATAACAATTAATACcaattattattttgttatttATAGTTTAATATGCGTGCTATACATACAACCATATGTTGAATCACAAGGATTCAAATAACCTGTCTGTAACAGAACTGCAGGTTAGTATATGTTTAGTAGATTCCGTTAGTATGGTAATGG
The nucleotide sequence above comes from Panicum virgatum strain AP13 chromosome 3K, P.virgatum_v5, whole genome shotgun sequence. Encoded proteins:
- the LOC120698835 gene encoding carbon catabolite repressor protein 4 homolog 4-like isoform X2, encoding MSTQAHPRFAPLPTEQSESQTDAGASGYQFRLVSYNILAQVYVKSAFFPHSPSACLKWKSRSKAVLTELKSFDADLMCIQELDEYDTFYKKNMENSGYSSIYIQRSGDKRDGCGIFYKPKSAELVQKEGIHYNDLVEKYVHSDHVHSAPPNNSSPEDTTAKPDNSKRGDPNDPCVRLKRDCVGLLAAFKLSDPCDHILIVANTHIYWDPEWIDVKLAQAKYLLSRVSQFEQLISNKFNCKPSVIITGDFNSTPGDKVYNYLLSANLESTDEAPIKLCSLYAANGGEPEFTNYTPGFTGTLDYIFLSNSSSIKPTSLLCLPRGDSADVQGGLPNFQHPSDHLPIGADFLVVSR